Below is a genomic region from Pseudochaenichthys georgianus chromosome 13, fPseGeo1.2, whole genome shotgun sequence.
TATCCTTGTGAAAAAACTTTTTTTCTCACATTAAAAAGTTGTAGATTTATGTGAACACAACAGAGAATCAACATAGGCCTAAGTATTTATTTTGAATCATGTTTGTGTCCACCTGCTAAGGCTCCACTATGTTCACAAGCTTTTCTTTGTAGGTCTCCTCAGCTGTTCAGCGGTGAGCATGTCATGCACAGTGGGAATTTAGAGCTTTTTTATTTGAAGGAGTTCAATTACTGAATGCGACAATGATCCATTTTACACTTTTGCGATCAATATAGTTTCATATTTTTCAAATTGATCTAGTTCCTCAGCCCTTCTTATAAGAGGTCTGGTGTTGGATGGCTCCACAGCATGAAGCCTTTCAGAGCACAGTGGTTCGATAGCTTGTTAGCATGCCTGAGAGTTCCATGACAGAGCCTGAAATGCAAAAGAAGACATACTCTGAATATAAATTAATACAATTGTCACGTTTTAAGCTGAGTCTAGTGTAAGCCTTGCATAGCATGGGTACAGCAGTTTTTGCTGGTTTAATGTTTACACACCCTGTCTTGTGTTCCTCTGGGTACAACCTGCCTTTAATCTACTTACACCTTACTGTGTGTCTCTGACTGCAATCATGACGCAAGAGGAGCAGGCACAGTTCAGTTTGGTTCAACATTTGCAGAAGGGAGAGGCAGAGAGACACATAGCTACACCACTCAGATAATCTTAAGTGAAAGAATTCGGCTCACCTTTATGAGCCCCAGTCTTGTCAGTATCGATGTAATCAGAACTAGTTTTAACATTCAGAATTTCATGATGAGGCATGCTCAGAGGATCAATGAGGACCTCATAGGGGACAGCAGGATGTTTCCACGAGGAGGATATATGGACATTCCAGCTCTCAGACTGCCCAAAGGTCCCTGTGGACAAAGATATTGcaatttctattttatttccaCATTAGGCAGCTTTGTGCTGAAGGAATTTGCAGTTGAAGATGTGGCTTCTTAAAATGTCACAATGTCTGAATCCATTTGAAATCAAGTGTCTGCAGGTCCCTACTGTGCAGACCCCCACTACTGACCCACAGGGAATTGTAATCTTTATATTTGAGTCTTATTTCAGGTTgaaatatacatatacattgAAAATATTACTAATGACAGTTCCTAACAAATTGAAATGTCCACTCTTATCAACGTCAAACACTCACCAGCCAGTTAGCTTTGCTTTGCACAAACACTATTTCCCAACTGGACAGTAAAAACTTATTTTAGAACTATTCCTTTAAAGTCTTGGGCTTCTAAAATCTGGAGGTTCCCTACAccaattaatgtaatgtgtaaAAAGTAATTCACATAGTGTAAACCTGCAGCCAGGTAGTATTTTAGCATAGAAGTGCTGGTTGTAAACGCAGTCTCTATAGGCAAATGTAATTAAGCTGCCATGTAGTTTATGTGTACTGTACTTGATGGGTACTTGAAGGTGACAGGGCACATTCACACTACACGAGGAGTCGGAATAAAAGGGCCAAACTGCTTATTTTTACCCCAGGCCCCATAGTGGTTTAATCCAGCAATGAATATTGTCACACTGAAAGAAAAAGCCGACAAATAACAGCATTTCCACCAAAAGCACCGCACCATGATTTATGTTGTTGGCATGGACATTAATAATGTCTAGAAAGAGGGGATTGACAGATGCAAAATGGCACCCACCTATGTATTCTCCATGTGCGCTCCAAAGGCGCACAGTGTAGTCTGTGGATGAGGTAAGCACCACTTGATCATTGTCAACAATCTGCAGGCTGGACCAGAATACAGAGACATGAGATTTAATTAATGAGAGAAGGCATTTCTGGCAGAACACCCTAAATCATCCACTCTGTTGGTACGTCTGATGGCAGATGCACCCCGCACAGCACCTCACCTATACTGATTGTCTGTTTAAGACCTTCCCACACACAGTTTATTTTGATTTGTCTACTGCAGCAGAAGGAAGTTTTGCTGTGCTGCTGCTACCAATAGGTCATTCTAGATAAAAAAGATTGCTTCCACTAAGGATGTACCCTTGGGGACTTTTAAGCATACTTAAAGTTAGAGACACAACCCAGAGTAGAATTCCTGTTTGATAGCGTTCACCAGATTATAAAGATTAGATAATATGACTGACCATGATTTTTTACATACCCAGTTATTTGGCTGGTGTGGGCACGCCAGAAGCCTTCAGCTAAATGAAGTTGAAAAAACAAAGAGGGATTAATTTTCCACGTTCTTATGGACAGTAACAGTTTTTCACTGTATGTCTAATCAAGGTGAAATATTCAGATTACCTCTAGGTGATTTTTGCCCAGCAATAAACTTTTCCATGTTGTAAACATAGATGTAACCAATCCGGTCAGCAGCGTACAGCAACGTGTCTTTGGCTGTTTTAGCCAGTTTTGTAATCTTTTGTTGGAATTTAGACTACaacatgaaaatgaaaaaaagcaAAAAGGGTTACTTGAAAATCATGGCAAGCACATCTCACCAACTTTTCATATTAATGATTTTGCATTAACTGACTGTAGCAAGTGTTACCTTCCCTGAAAAGAGACTTAATACATTATATCCTCTCCAGATACATAATATCAGGTGCCTGGTTACTTGTGTAGAAACAAAAGTAGATTCAAATAATAGCACCTCAAAACTGTTGAGAGACATTGTTGCTAGGTAACAAAACAAGTGGGCTACGATAGCAaagaaaatatattgttttaggtttatttatttttttctttagTGAAAATGTATGACTTTTTAAAGTTTTTTAGCCTCAAAATGCAATTTCTATACTCATGAGCACATTTTCTATTTGGGCTACCAATAGAGGTTCCTGCTTTGCATTATGTAGCTGCAAGGAAGGATCCAAACAATTCAAAAAATAGCACTAAGCAAAGAAACAGTTTGCCACAAACGATCCTAATGCCTGATTAGCAATTTTAAATATAAGAGAAAGAAAAGCAAAAACTAGAGTCCTATGCCTTGGGACCCAAAAGTGAATCCAAGAATATTGTTGAGATGCATTTCTTACAGCTTTGAAACTTCCAGCTAATTTGCTTCCACTGAGCACGTTCCAGATATTTATACAACCTTTAAAAGAGAAAATACATAATTAAAAGTGTAATGGAAGACGTTGTGAGAGGTTTTAAAATGCCATCATGCACTGTAATTAGAGCTGTTCATTACACTGACCCATGGCTCCTGCCGACAGCAGAGCTGTAGCCGAGGAAAAGTTCTGCAACTTGGAGttcttaaaaaaaattatacttGGAACACTTGTATCCAGTCCTGTATCACAGAAAAACACATGTCATTATTGCAATGttacttgtgttgaaaggtgctatataaataaacttgccttgcgtTGCCTATATACACatatgagtttttttttttatatatattcatcATCTGCCTTGCTTCAAGGTTACCTTCAACATTTTGGTGTTCAGCTAGAAGAGGGCTGACTAACCGACACCGTATTCGTCCAGAAATTACATTCCACACTATAATCTCTCCATCATAGCTGCTGGTGGCTAGGAGAGATGGGGGACACTGCGCCACACAAAGGATGTCCTCCTTATGGCCACTTCTCTGAGAAAAGACAAAGTGCAAGTATTTTTAAATTACTCCAGGATAAaacgtttaaaagtttgagCAGTTTGTTATGAAAGATTCCTGCCCTTTTTATTACCTAAGAACAGAGTGGAATAATGTATTATCActtcaaaaacattttaaactcTAACTAGCCACAACCTTAACTTACTTGTTTTCCTATATTAACCGTATCAATTTAGAAAAGATCAAGGAGTTTGCACACCTTATAGAATAATGAGTGAGTGAGTTCCCCAGTTTGTTCACAAAAACATTAAAGGAAATGCAAACAAGTCAAATATTACTTCAGCCACTGTACTTGAACACTGAAACTGATGCGTATTGTGCGTCTTGTTTTATTGCACTGATCTCAACAGAAATATGTTCTCTTGGTGTGATGCTGCCAACCAGAAACTGTACACAAATCAAGAAAAGCAGGTGGCATTTCTGACCGGCACTGATtactttattatatttataaattaTATTCAAAGGCCAAGTGAAATATTAGCTGAACCAGGACATGTTTTGAAATATTAATGAATTGTAACATAACTCAGCCCATCTGGAGGAACAGAGAATACATCACAGTAAACCCGAGCATAAGTGGATAACGGAAATGGACCAATATACAGTAAATTATATAATGTAGAAGAACCCATTAGTCTCTTTCCTGCAGGCCTTTCATGAAAAACAATCATCAGATATGGCTCTAACAGGGGTCACTTTTCTTGCTGCCCTCTCTACTGCATTATTTCTCCTCTGTTAGTTGGCCTATATGAGGGTGAGTGCAACCACCAACCATAATAAAAGAGATGGGAAAGAGAGCTGGGCCCTGCATTCTGAGATAACCTGTCCACTTTATACAGGTACAATCTGATAAAGGAACTGCAATCTATTCTGATATTTTATATGGACTGCACACACAGCTTTCAGAGCACACGACTGCATTTATTTATGTAATTGTTGATTTTACTTTATAGGTTTGTGAGATTCAAACTCTCACTTCACTAAATGTATTTCTATAAAATGAAAAGATACTATGAAAGGTTTAAAGTTCTTAAACAAAATCACGAATAGCATTACAACACTGGGACACTTTAGACTTTAGAGGATCAAATCCTTAGCTTGTGTAAGGAGATTTTTCTTAGGACAGATGTATTGCTTTGTAATACAAAACATGCACGTGCCTGACCTTTTGTTCTAATCTCAATATCATTTATGTGCACACAATAACGGGGAATAAATATACTGACGTTGACCTATTTGTTTGCATTtgttgcaaaaaaaaaaaatcttacattTCATTAAAAATGTAGTGAGAAGCTATGTGATGTGACATCAGCGGTGATGTGTCTGTGAGAAAACCCTCAATATTATATATTACACTATAAATTAGTTTAGCCCTACATACATACAATATAGGTTAATGAAGTTGGCAGGGAAAATGCAATCATCATGTTTTAATAACATTCTCAATAGTGAGAGAAACGGAACAAGGAATTTGGAGGATAAACGTGAGGCAGGGTTGCTGCTCGATTTAAAATAGAAAATGCTGCAATCAATGTTGCACAGCAGGGCAGAGATCAGGGAGGCTGTGTTACCCATATCTTACTGAGTTTTATGGCCAGTCAGCAAAAAAGGCTCTAAGGACCCCAGTGTCCTCTGTGTGTAATATGAACAAACAACTGGCAGTGAAGCTTTATCTACACAGCCCTTCAGGTGCACCAGTGACTGAGGCAGTGCAAAGACAGAACTCACACCTCTAATGTGAAATGCACAATGATAATATGTAAACAGCATTGTAAGGTTCTACTAAGTTAACTATTTGTTTATATTATTGGCTTTGTATACGGTGTGTCagatttatatatttgtatgtatttcttATCCTCATTGTTTTAAAATTAATATGATGGAATCGGCACAACCTTTGTCTCTGAAAtacagtggagtagaagtataacatGGCACCACATGCAGGAAACATTCAGATGTTCTGAAAAATAGTATTATACTCACACTGTAGCAACAACATGATGAATGAGGTTGTAATGAAAAGACACATACTGTTTTCTAGCTTAATGTGTTTTTGATCATACATTCATTTTGCAGAAAACATCCAATTTGTGTTTATGgcggttttttttttaatgctgaTACTGTATCTGTGCTCTTTCAGAAACAGAAGAATAATGATCCATCCAGTGTCTGCCTGGAATCAACGTCACGGGGGAATACTAACTCTCAGTCGGAGCCCATTGAATAACTTGTcttgtaattattatttttgtctGACTGAATCACTTTTCTCAATGTTATTGTCAAGACAATTCTCTATTCATTACTCACCAGATCATCTTGCCATGAAGGCTGTGGCCTCTGAACATGATGAAGGCCCTCAGGTATGTCCTGAAAAAAGCAAATGTCCAATAAGCAAACAGAATATTTTACATCTCgatattaaaacatttaattatGTTATTAAACATATTAGTACATTACAATTCTTATTAGGCAGACACTGACAAGAAGTGACATCCGCCATGCAGTAAAACATTTTGCAAACTTCTTTCTAGTTTTATAATGAGATTCAGGCTATATGCCGCATGAACTATCAGTATTTTCTTTGCTGTTTCAGAATGGAGATCAGCTGGTAATGACAATGTAAACAAATGAAAATTGGATACAAtacgatggatggatggaggaacTGGAGGAATAATTGGAATGGGATTTCTGAAGCACAAATGACGAATGATACAAAAAACTCATGGCTTTTGTACTCACTGGGTAAATGTCAATCTTCCGGTCCCCGCCAACAGACATCACATAGCTTCAAATATAAAATTGCACAAGCTCAACATAGATTAGAATGTATACTGAGCAAAGAACACTTGCCAAATATCACATCATTACTCACAAAGTCCTGTGAACTTGCAAAAAGATGCAGTCGCACACTTTGTGACATTCACCATCTATGGGAAAGATTGAAAGGGATTTTTCACAAATACTGTATAATATAGTATACAAACCTTTTGTTTTATGCAGAAGTAATGGAAAGGTCAAATACATACCTTTCCTAAGTGTCTTTAGGCACTGACCATTGTTAAAGTTCCAGATCTTTACACAACCATCTCTTCCACCTGTGATGAGTCtgcaaataaaaacaacttATTAAGATAAAGTTGTGGCTCAATATATTGTATTAAAGTGAAATATATCACAAACTGTTGTACTGTACCTCCTCCCTTTGGGGTCAAAAGCCATGCATGTGATGGCAGACTGGTCATGGGTGCCACCAAATTCAAAAACCTGCCGCCCAGTGTCAAAATCCCAGACTTTAACCACCTGGAAAAAGTAACATATTGAATGAACTGTACTGTTGATATACAGTAAGTAAGATCAATTCTGTTTTGACACAGATTGAATAATTTCTTCGCTGGAAATGTGAAGTTGGGTCACTTGAATGACTTTATGGTGTACTAGGTATTCATTTACTCACGGATCCCTCACTGCAGCTGACAACCTGACGGAACTCCTCACTGTATCCGCAGCACATTACAGTCTCATCATGAGAAACAGTCAGACGGCTGTGGAGCCTCGGCCTTAAagaggaaaagaaaaacaacataataaaagaaCAACTCTTCAACAgtcttttctgtattttttcttatttgaatttCAAACCACAAACCAACAACCTTGAGAAATGTTGTTTTTAGGTATCTTCACAGTACTGTACATTGGATTCTATGATGAATAAAGCACGGGGGCTTGACAACCAACCTTATCTTCAGGGAGAGCACCGCCATGCAGTCTGCTGCAAAGTAGAAGGATTTTACAGCAGAAGAATACGAGCAGGCAGATATGTCACCATAAATCCCGCTGGCTTCTGAGTCTGCTGTAAACAGGCAACACTGATCTTGAATATCCCAGATCTGAAACAGCAACAGGTAAACAGTAGTGTCCAAATTATTCACGGAATACTGTGCTAAAAAAAGACTAAAACCATCAATATTTTCTAGAAGCACAGAAGTCCTAATGTGCACCATAGAATAGGAATACTCTATATATCATGTATTTGATCATATAGTATTAACACTGTAGCTTGTCTAGGTGGAGCTTCTGTTTATCCAGCTGTGAAGTCATGTCTATAATAAGGCATCgtcttttataaaacaaaataaaataagactTTAACAAGTAGTAAGTAACTATAGCTAATATACATCTATAATATTGTCTTCTGAATTGTAGAGTAGTATAATTAATTTAAAAGcagaacaacatttaaaaactcaAGTCAAAGGCAAGGTcagattttttgttttacattttcaaagtTTCCAACTGTCCACAGTGGTTATTGCACGCCCTCAAATGAATGCTGTACTCCGTTTGATCATTTAGAATGTGGAAAATCACAGAAATATACAAATGAATCATAAATCACCTTCACAGTGCAGTCTATAGAGACAGAGAAGATCTGACCGTTCTCTGGGATGATGTGCAGGTAAGTGATTGGAGCTGAATGGCCTTTCAAAATACCGTTAGGTTTCCTAAAACGAAAAACCAAACCAAGAGGTGAGGCTTTTGGATTTATTGTTAATTGTCTTGAATAAAGCCCACTGAGTTCTGGCTCCTCACCCAGAAAAATGTGGGTTCCACATGCGTATCAGCCTGTCCATGCCTCCAGTGACCAGAAGGCTGTGCTTCTGACAAAGGTCAAAGGTTTTGACACCTTTGGATATGTTGAAAACTGTCTGGTCACATGATGCACGGAGCTGCGGAGTCCAGCTCAGTTGGATCTTCTTGGTTTTACCTTCATAGCAGGCCTCTCTGATATCATCCAACTGCTGCTCAGCGTCTGTTAGAGGCAGCACACAGCCTGAAGAAGAAACAAATATAAATGTTATTATGAGATCACGTGTATCAGCATTGATCAAACATGCCTTCTGTAGCAAGGGTGAGCGATTATCAGAATAAATTACCAAGCATGCAAGTGGTCATGGTCGatcacacaccacacacgcacggacacacacacttgcattgATTGGTGAATTTGTGATAGATGCACCATCATGCGTCATCCCTCAGCGCTCTCCTACCAGGCTGCCTAATGTTCGACACCATTTAATTACTGCACACTGTAGAGTCTTAGCAACACTTtttgcattcatttgtttatttgGATCTTAAATCACAGAGAATATGCATGTGTAATAATGATAGATGTGTAAGTGTTTTAAGTCACAATAATTAAACCCATAAAGGTGCTAAACTTATGCCAACATTTCTCTCTTTAAAAGCCAAAAAAAACTGAAATTACCTATAACGAGTGAAGTAGATTCCTCTTTTGATGAGGAGACAACAGCTTGAAAACTATGAAAATATTTTGCCTAGAGTTAGAGAGAGGAGTTAGATGCTCAGCCTATTTCATTATAATATGTCCGTAATGCACGTAAATTGTTCACACCATCTGCAGATAATGTCAGTCGTCACTTGGCTGGATTTAGATGTATTTCTTTATAAGGGAAGTGAACATGGAAAAGGTTCAAACTCACCTGTGTTACCCAGTCCTGATGAACCTTCCATCTGACAAATGTCACATTTGGAAAAAGCACTGCATCGTCAATCGCTATGTTGGGCATATTTTCAATCTCCTGTAATTTATTCCATAACCTATCAATAAGAAATTAAGTTATACATCAtgcattaaactgtttaaatgtATTGGGACACAGGTGTACCTACAAACAGTACAACCTATAGTTAGCATAGGTATAATTTGTCCACCTTAAGTTTCTGTGCAACTACGGCTTTTACCCGGCTACAGTATTTCAATCTGTCCAGACACTCAATTCTCTGTTATGActagaacaaaacaaaaagataaATTCATACTTTGATTGACTGTCCCTGACATAATCTCACATACATATGCTTTATTCATGGGAATTACGGGGATGGGGATGGTCACAGGAGAAACACAATGACCAACCAGTCAATAGAATACTGattctttggaaaaactgattCCCAAAGGTTTTTTTGTGCAGCCTAAAAAGATTGTGATTGAAGATAACACATACAACCTTTTCCTTCTCTAGATGTCTGCATAGCAAAGCTCAATATATTATATTCTTATGAATGAATTAAGAGTtttgtatattataaagaacatatggaaatgtaattatgttatcagAACTAGAGAGTTTGATTCTCTGAAAATGTGAATCCCAAATTACAATGGAAACCTGGAAATAAGTGTTTAAAAATCAAAAAGGAAATCACAGACTGGAGGTTTTAACAGAAAGGAAAATTACCTGAGGGTATCTCCAACAGAGGATATTAAAATGGTAGTAacacatccctgaaacacaAACACCATATTTAACCTATGCCAGTATAAATCAGGTGGGGTATAATTAATGATAAGTTTGTTTAAGATTTATTTCAGGATTATTCAAAGGACCTACCTCCGCGTCTCCATACACAATATAACATTTATCAGGGCCAGTGCAGCTATGAGAAAAAACGGAGGCCATTATTGTGACTTATTGTGACATTTGGAAGATATGTTAACATGCAGTTTCGTTGCTCACCCAAAGTCTAATGTCAAAGGCACCGTTTCTAGAGCATTGATCTGGCAGTAAGGCTCCAGAGTGGAAAGCTCATAAAGCTGGATCTCTCTGTCCCTGCAAGATAAAAAAGTCGCACAATAAGCAAAGCAAGGATAGTTTGTGCCCTGCAGTCAGTTTACTTTATAAATAATTGGGTCGTTAATTATGTTATTAAAGCTTTTTTTCATATTACCCTGTTCCAATCATCAGCTTGTTAAACTCTGTCATCAGAATAAAGTCACTTGCCCACTTTGACTTCCTGCTTGCTGGTCCTTCATTCTGAAATATAATTATGTTTCCAATATTAAGTGAGGAAATACCAGATGTGTCATTTAAGAACAACAACAATTAAAGGCAGTCTTGTTATAGATCTCCATTGTCAACATAGAACACATATACAGTATGAGCCATATTGTTGCCATGGGTGATTTGTTCCTATTACTCGGGCACTGTACCCATTTGTTTGGGATATATAAAAACGACAGTCATTGGCCAATATCTGTGCCCTCAGTAGTAGGAACCAATGGGCTTCGGGCTTGCAGACATGATTTAAAGATAGACGTATGGTCTTTAATGTGCTTgttggaaataaaaaaatagactTATCCCTAAAGTGTTTTGGTGAATGTACAAAGAATACATACAAACAAATGTTTGGTCTTCAGTGGTTTCAGTTCAGGGCTGCAGCAGCAAACAACACCGTCTTCTCTCACTGTTACAATGGTGCCATCATGGCTGGAGTGGATGTTGACGATGGGGATGCCATGACACAATGTCTTCATCGAGGCTGGCAGAGTGAAAGCCACCTGCTTGCTGCGTCTCACAGTTTCCTGATTCTCTTTGTATTCATGCATCATGTGTGTGCAGAACTCACCCTGCGTCACATCACTTTGTGTCAGGTTATGGTAGTCCTGCACCTTGACAGTCATATCAAAAATTATCATGGCTTTATAGGGTTAGATTTCAGCGGTGGGGggaaacaaaaacacagaaatacTTGTTGCAAAAACAAATTGGCTGTTGATGATTTCGGCTATTTTCTACATGTTACAATTTGTTACAATATGCTTTCCAAATGAATGACACTGCAAATAGTGACAAATGTGCTATCACCCAGTAGCATGTGTATTGAAATTCCTGATTTAGCCTGAATCATTGTGTTCAGGTGAGTAACAGCTCTACTTGCTCCACTAATTCATAGTGAATTACAACTGTCACATTTCATAGGGGCATAGTGTGCAAAGTGTCATAAAAAAGGCAAACCTCCTGAATGAAATAGATGAATGCTCCATAAGAaacaaatatacattttatcTCACCCATGAAATCTGTCCTTGGCCCAAATAATCAATCTTCTTAAATAACCGTTGAATCTGCGCATTGCTCTGTGAAATAACAAAAGAATAGAAAACAATGACACAAATCAATCAGGCAATAGCTGAGGCTTGTCCTCAATTGCAAAGAAATGAGACACAGATAACGCAGAGATGAGAGAATCTGAAACAGACTTAAAATATTAGGAGGAATGTGCCACTGTCCTTACTGTCTTAGGCAAACCCAAACACTTCTTCACTAT
It encodes:
- the wdr95 gene encoding WD repeat-containing protein 64 isoform X2, which encodes MGCINIWNVLSGSKLAGSFKASKFQQKITKLAKTAKDTLLYAADRIGYIYVYNMEKFIAGQKSPRAEGFWRAHTSQITGLQIVDNDQVVLTSSTDYTVRLWSAHGEYIGSVMELSGMLTSYRTTVL
- the wdr95 gene encoding WD repeat-containing protein 64 isoform X1; protein product: MGCINIWNVLSGSKLAGSFKASKFQQKITKLAKTAKDTLLYAADRIGYIYVYNMEKFIAGQKSPRAEGFWRAHTSQITGLQIVDNDQVVLTSSTDYTVRLWSAHGEYIGTFGQSESWNVHISSSWKHPAVPYEVLIDPLSMPHHEILNVKTSSDYIDTDKTGAHKGSVMELSGMLTSYRTTVL